The Methanocaldococcus infernus ME region AACAATCCTTCCTCTTTCTTGTCTTTTGAGTATTCATAACCTACTTTCCCTAAGAATTGCTTTATACTTTCTTCATTCACAATAGATAGCCTATAAGAAACTCTATTTTCCAGAGCCTTAATTTCATAAATTATACTCTCAACTCCAAACTCTAAGAGAATCTCTCTAATGTCTTCTAAGTAGGATAGGAGATTTTCTTTAAGGGAACTTATCTTAGACTGTGTAAGTGAGATTGGTAGAGGAGTGTATCTTTTAAAGAAAATCTTGCTACCATCAGCTCCAAACAATCCTGCTAAGAAATTTCTTTTAATCCAAAGTGGAGCCTCCTTTATCCACTCAGGAACTTTATAAGAAACTTCAGTCTTTTTTCCTATTGGCATTCCAAGCTTATGCATGAATAAGGCAAAAGCCTTAGATGATACCTTTATAAAGTTATCTTCTTTCTTATTGTATATTTTTGAAGCTTTTATTCCTAACTTTTCTAAATCTTTTTTAACCTCTAATAACTCCTCTTTCTTCCCATAGAATGCCAAATACAACTTTCCAGTTTTTTCTCTAACAATAATTCCATCTCCTAAGGCAAACCCTAACAATCTTGCAATTATTCCTATCTTCTCATGATTCATTCTTAGAGGGATCAATCCCCTATCCTTTAGATATTTAATTATTTGCTTATCACAATCTTTAAAGTCTTCTTCATCCAATATTATTTTATCAGAAGGCTCTTCATACTCAACCCCTTCAAAAGGATAAACCACTACTTTATCTCCCTCTCTTATCATTCCCATTGGAACATATCCATTAATTGTTAAAATTGGATGATCAGGACTTCCCTTTAAAACCTTTCCACTCCTTGTTTTTATCATAATTATTTTACCATCTCCCTCTCTCTCAGAAATAAAGAGAATATTAGAAAAGCTTTCTCTACCTTCTTCTATATTATATATCTTAAGCCTCTCTCTAAGATTTTCTTTAAGCTCCTTAATTTTTATCCAATATCCCTCCTCTGTTAGAACTTTACTATCCTCAGATAGGCAGTTGATATCAAATCCAACTCCACCAGGGCTTATAATTCCATTTTTTTGATCAAAGGCAGCAACCCCTCCAATACAGAAGCCATAGCCATAATGAACATCTGGCATAGCTATAGAATATTTATAAATTCCAGGTAGGCAAGAGACATTAGCTATTTGCTCTAAAACTTCACTCTCAAGCTCATCCAATAAAATCTCATTTAAGTAAATTCTCCCTGGAACTCTCATACATTCTTTATAATCCTTAGGCAATTCCCAAACAACCTCACCCACTCTCTTTAAAATCTCTTTCATCCTTAACCACCCTTTTACTTTCTCTGAAGCTTGTAAATTCTCTCAACATCTTCAAGTGTATTTATATCCTCTATACTCTTATCAAACCTAAACCTAACAATTCTTGGAAATCTGAGAGCATAGCCACAGGGGTATTTATCAGATTTCTGAATCTCTTCATAAGCCACTTCAACAACAATCTCTGGCTTAACTATAACCTCATCTCCAAGGTCTTTAACAACTATCTTATCAATCATCTCCTTAAGCATCTGTAAATCCTCTTCAGTTAAGCCAGTTCCCACATAACCTATAGGCTGTAAATTCCCATCTTTATCTTTAACACAAATCTCAAAAGAGCCATACCAATCCTTTCTCTTTCCCATTCCTCTCTTAGCCTTTGTTATGACAACATCTAAGTTTTCTAAGGTAGGTTTAAATTTATACATAGTTCTTACTCTACTCCCTGGAGTGTAAGGAGCATTTAAATTTTTGATCATAACTCCCTCATGTCCTATAGATAGAGACCACTTATAAAACTCTTTAGCCTCTCTTGGGTCATTAGTTACCAACTTATAAGAGATATCTATCTTCTTATCCTCCTTTAATTCCCTCTCTATCCTCTCCCTCTCTTTCCTCCAATCATTCTCATATCCTACAAGCTCTTCTAAAGCTTTCCTTCTCTCTTTAAAAGGTTTATCTATGTAAGATTCTCCATCCTTATATAGTAAGTCAAATAGATAAGCCCTTAAGTTAATCTTTTTCATAGCCTTTCCAATATCATGTTTCCTTCTAAATCTCCTTAGTATGTCTTGAAAAGGCCTTGGTCTTCCTTCCTCTATGGCTACACACTCACCTTCAACAATTAAGTCATGTTTAAACTTCTTTATCTCATTAACAATCTCTGGCAAGGCATGGGTAACATCTTCCAACTTTCTACTGTAAATTTTAACCTTATCTCCCTTCTTATGTATCTGGATCCTTGCTCCATCATACTTGGTTTCAAACTGAGGATGTCCCATCTCTATAATAGCTTCCTCTATTGAAGGAGCCAGCTGAGCAAGCATAGGTTTTATTGGTCTAAATAACTTAATGTTAAGTTCTTTATCATCAAGCTCATTCTTCATTAACTTCTCAGCCAATAAACCAATGTCATTAGTTACAGCATAAATTTTTTCTAACTTCTCTTTAGGGACATTGAAATAAATGGAAAGAGCTTCTAAAACTGTGGGAATGTTCATTCCTATCCTCATGTCTCCTAAAATAAGCCTTGCTAAGTATCTCCTCTCTATTGGGCTTGCTCTTAAAAATAGGCTTGATATAAGCCTCATCTTCTTTTTCTGGCTACCCTCTCCTTCAGTCTCAGCAACCTTCCTTAATGTCTCAAAAACCTCCTTAACTGTCAGTGGAGAGAAGAGAAGAGTTTTAACCTTCCCTTCTTCCTTAGCCTTCTCAGCAGCTAAGCCAATATCTCCAGTCTCTTTAATCTTCTCATAGAGCTTATCCTTATTAATTCCTGAGGAGATGATAGCATTAATCAATAACTTCTCCCCAACACCAAGCTCTCTCTCATCATACTCTGGGAAAACTCTTCCTATGGCTATATAGCAAATTCTTTTTAAATCCTCAGGATCTTTAACCTTCTCAAGCAATTTTATAAAGTAAGCTCTCTTATCTAACCTCTTAGTTGTATTCTCTATCTTGTTAAAAATTTCACAAACTTCTTTCCACAACATACTATAATCCCAGCCATCTTTTTATTCTGTCAAATAAGCTTTCCTCCTTTTTAATGGTTGGCACTTCAATATTTATAGGTTCTCCTGAGATTAGAGAGGCTAACTTTAAATAGGCTAAGGATGCTGGAGCATTCTTTTTATACTCAATAACTGTCATCTTCTTTAAGGCAGCATCTCTAACATACCTATCTTCAGGAACTTCAACAAGAACCCTTCCTTTAATAAGCATCTCAATCTCTTCCTTCCCAAGCTCTCCAAAGTCTCTCCCAACCCTATTTAAGACAATCCCTAAAAGAGGGGTTCCAACAGATTCAGCACTCTCCTTTAACCTTGAGGCATCAACAATAGAAAACATCTCTGGAGTTACAACCAATAAGAGTTTATCAGCTGTAGCCAAGTGTACAGTCATCTCCCTATTTAACCCAGCTGGAGCATCTATTAAGATGTAGTCAAACTCATCCCCAACCTCTTCTAAAACCTCTGGTAAAAGCTCTATCTCAGCCTTTTTATAGCCCTCTAAACTTAAACTTGTTGGAACTACATAAACTCCAGTCTTATGCTTATAGATAGCTTCTCTAATATCTGCTTCTCCACTTAAAACCTCATGTAAGCTTGGCTTTTTCTTATCTAAGTTAAATAATATGGCTAAGTTAGCCATAGATAAGTCTCCATCAATAACTAAAGTTTTTTTCCCTAACTTAGCTAAAGCCACAGCTAAAGAGGCTGTTGTAGTTGTTTTTCCAACCCCTCCCTTTCCTGAAGCTATGGTAATAATCATAACAAAGAACCTCAAACTTTTTATTTTTAGTTATTTTTAGTTTAAAGTGTTCTCCTATTTAATTCTTTATTGATATACTTAAAACAACAAAACCAAAACCTTTATATACTACTACAATAACATATACATACCGAAGTAAGAACCAAGTGAAAGGTGATAGGGATGGCAATGAACGCTCCAATAGTAGTTTTACCAGAGAATGTTAAGAGATACGTTGGAAGAGATGCTCAAAGAATGAACATCTTGGCAGGGAGAATAATAGCTGAGACTGTAAGAACTACCTTAGGACCAAAGGGAATGGACAAGATGTTAGTTGATGAGTTAGGAGATATAATAGTTACTAACGACGGAGTTACCATATTAAAAGAGATGAGTGTTGAACATCCAGCTGCTAAGATGTTAATTGAAGTCGCTAAGACTCAAGAGAAAGAGGTTGGAGATGGAACTACAACAGCTGTTGTTATCGCTGGAGAGTTATTAAGAAAGGCTGAAGAGTTGTTAGATCAGAATATACACCCAAGTGTTATAATAAACGGTTATGAGTTAGCAAGAAATAAGGCTATAGAGGAGTTAAAGAACATAGCTAAGGAAGTTAAGCCAGAAGACACTGAAATGTTAAAGAAAATCGCAATGACTTCAATAACTGGAAAAGGAGCTGAGAAGGCAAGAGAGAAGTTAGCTGAAATAGTCGTTGAAGCTGTTAGATCTGTCGTTGATGAAGAGACTGGAAAAGTTGATAAAGATTTAATAAAAGTTGAGAAGAAGGAAGGAGCTCCAATAGAAGAAACAACCTTAATAAAAGGAGTTGTTATTGACAAGGAGAGAGTTAACCCACAAATGCCAAAGAAAGTAGAAAACGCTAAGATAGCATTATTAAACTGCCCAATTGAAGTTAAAGAAACTGAAACTGACGCTGAGATAAGAATAACTGACCCAAGTAAGTTAATTGAGTTCATCGAGCAAGAAGAGAAAATGATTAAGGATATGGTTGATAAGATAGCTGCTACTGGAGCTAACGTAGTGTTCTGTCAGAAGGGAATTGACGACTTAGCTCAGCACTACTTAGCTAAGAAGGGAATCTTAGCAGTTAGAAGAGTTAAGAAGTCAGATATGGAGAAATTAGCTAAGGCTACTGGAGCAAGAATCGTTACTAAGATAGATGACTTAACCCCAGAAGACCTTGGAGAGGCTGGATTAGTTGAAGAGAGAAAGGTTGCTGGAGACGCAATGATCTTCGTTGAAAACTGCAAGCATCCAAAGGCAGTTACAATATTAGCAAGAGGTTCAACCGAGCACGTTGTTGAAGAGGTTGCAAGAGCTTTAGAAGATGCTATAGGCGTTGTTAAGTGCGCCTTAGAGGATGGAAGAATTGTAGCCGGTGGAGGAGCTGCTGAGATAGAGTTAGCTAAGAGATTAAGAAAATACTCTGAAAGTATAGAAGGAAGAGAGCAACTCGCTGTTAGAGCTTTCGCAGATGCATTAGAGGTAATTCCAAGAACCTTAGCCGAGAACTCAGGATTAGATCCAATTGACATGTTAGTCAAGTTAAGAGCTGCTCACGAGAAAGAAGGAGGAGAAGTTTACGGATTAGATGTCTTTGAAGGAGAAGTCGTTAACATGTTAGAGAAAGGAGTTGTTGAGCCATTAAAGGTTAAGACTCAAGCTATAGACTCAGCTACTGAAGCGTCAGTTATGCTCTTAAGAATTGATGATGTCATAGCTGCAGAGAAATCCAAGGGAGAAGAGAAAGGCGGAGGAATGGGAGGAGAAGATGAGGAGTTCTAAACTTCTCTAACTAATTTTTTATTTTATTTTTTTATTAGAGTAGATTGGTTAATTTAAATGAATAAATAAAAGTTAATAGGAGATATAAAAAAGCTCTACCAACCTGGTTAGAGAATCCTAATACATCTCCATTAATGCCTCCAAACTCTTTTTTTCCAAGATAGCTTACAAAAATTCCTATAATAATGGATGATAAAATAAGAATAGCTACTATTCTACCATTAGCTAAAAATAAAAGTGGGAAAGTTAGTATAAGCCCTAAGGTTAAATGCTTTATATCACTCTTCTTAATAAAGAGTTTTGCTGAACTCTCCTTCATTGGAGCTCCAAACACTGCAGTTGTGAGGAGAGACAATCTTGAAAGAACTTCAACAATTAGGATATAGAAGATATTTATTTTTAGAATATAAGATAGAGAAAATATTGAAAAGGCTAAGTAAAAAAATCCATATATAAAGGCTCCAGTCCCTAACCTTGTATCCTTTAAGATCTTTATTTTTTCCTCTTTACTTTTACATGCCATTAGAGCATCTCCAACATCTAAGAGACCATCTAAGTGCTGAAATCCATTTAAATATTCAACTAAAAAAATTATTAAGGTTGCTAAAAGAATTGGTGGAAGGAAAGAGAAGAGAAGAGAGATAAATAATCCTAAGATCCCAAATATATAGCCAACAAGAACAACAAGATAAAAATGCTTAGCCAATAATTCAATATCAAAACTCTCAGTAGAGATTGGGATCCTTGTAAAGAATATAAGAGCTAATTTAAAAGCCTTCATTGTCCTCCTTCTCTCAATTTTTTAACAATTTCTATTAGCTCCCAAAGATCCTTAATAGTGTAATCAGCTTTTCCTTCCATATCCTTATACTTCCCCCTTAAAATCCTTACTGTTATCATTCCAACCTTCTTAGCTGGCTCTATATCTCTATCTATCCTATCTCCAACATATATAACCTCTTCTCCCTTTAAGCCAAATCTCTTTAAACCATATTTAAAAAATTCTAAGTGAGGCTTCCCCAGCCCAAACTCTTCTGAGGTTATAACCTCATCAAAAAAAGTATGTATTCCTAACCTAATTAACTTCTCCCACTGCTTTATTGTTAGCCCATCAGTTAGAACCCCTAACTTTAAACTCATCTTCTTCAGCTCTATTAAAGTCTTTATTGTATTTGGATAAGGTCTTAAGAGGGCCACTTTAACATTGTGATAGGTTATAATTCCTGTGGCTATGATCATTGGATCATATCTACCAAGTACAGACTTAACAAGGTCATCAAAGTGCTTCCCATAGTTAGAGCCTTTATCCTTTATTATCTTATTTAGTATTTCCATAGCCTCATCTAAGCTAACATTAAGCCCAGCATCTATCATAGACTTTACAGCTTCCCTTCTTGCTATAGAGACAAACTCTGAAGAGTTATAGAGAGTGTCATCTAAGTCAAATAAGATCCCTTTTATCATGCTCTTAACCTTATTTTCTCTTTAACCATATTAAAGAGGCCAACAAAGTCATCATCCTCTTTAACTGGCACTATTATTAAACCAAGTTTCTCATGCTTCTCTATCCAAGAGATGTCATAGACAGGTACATCTATCTTTACAGGCTCATCCTTAGGATTGCCAACTATTATATTCCTATATGGGAATTTATAATCTCCATAAGGTAGAGTTCTCTCCCTAATATAGCCTCCAAGAGCCATAACATGCTTAGGTAAGATTAACATCTTAGGCATAATATCAACCCATAAATTTTATTAACTTAGTTTATCTAATTAAATTCTTAACATTGCCCTATATTTATTTGGTGATCTTAACATGGAATCTTATAGATTTTGTGGTATAATAAGTAATCCTTATGCAGATGGGATAAGGATAGGGAGTGAAATTAAAAATAAACTTAGTGGCTCATCCTTAATTTTAGTGTTCTCAAACATTGATGAGGAGAAGACTAAAGAGTTCTTATCCGGGTTAGGAAAGCATGTTCCTCTTGACAATGTTATAGGCTGTTCTGTAAGAGGAACATTTTTTTCAAATAATAAATATTATAGTGACAGTATCTTAATTTATGCATTCCCTCCTCATCTTAAATCAGCCATCACCTTTGGGAACTCTGGAGAGGAGTTACATGAAAATATTAGAGAGGAGTTAATTAGAAAATATTCAACAATCTCTGAGGCTGGTTATAAATACTTGGGAATTATGCTTTTAGATTGGGATGAAGATCCTAATGTAGGCTGTAAAATACTAAATGACTTTTGTAAGGCTTCAAGTATCCCTACAATTGGGGGAGTGGCTTCAGATGACTTCTCATTTAATAAAACCTTTTTAATTTATAAAGGTGAGATTTTAAAAAATACCTGTGTCCTTGGAGTTGTTGGAGGAAAGTTTAGATTTGACCTCTTCCAGATTCATGGTTATGAAGC contains the following coding sequences:
- a CDS encoding ATP-dependent DNA ligase, coding for MLWKEVCEIFNKIENTTKRLDKRAYFIKLLEKVKDPEDLKRICYIAIGRVFPEYDERELGVGEKLLINAIISSGINKDKLYEKIKETGDIGLAAEKAKEEGKVKTLLFSPLTVKEVFETLRKVAETEGEGSQKKKMRLISSLFLRASPIERRYLARLILGDMRIGMNIPTVLEALSIYFNVPKEKLEKIYAVTNDIGLLAEKLMKNELDDKELNIKLFRPIKPMLAQLAPSIEEAIIEMGHPQFETKYDGARIQIHKKGDKVKIYSRKLEDVTHALPEIVNEIKKFKHDLIVEGECVAIEEGRPRPFQDILRRFRRKHDIGKAMKKINLRAYLFDLLYKDGESYIDKPFKERRKALEELVGYENDWRKERERIERELKEDKKIDISYKLVTNDPREAKEFYKWSLSIGHEGVMIKNLNAPYTPGSRVRTMYKFKPTLENLDVVITKAKRGMGKRKDWYGSFEICVKDKDGNLQPIGYVGTGLTEEDLQMLKEMIDKIVVKDLGDEVIVKPEIVVEVAYEEIQKSDKYPCGYALRFPRIVRFRFDKSIEDINTLEDVERIYKLQRK
- the minD gene encoding cell division ATPase MinD gives rise to the protein MIITIASGKGGVGKTTTTASLAVALAKLGKKTLVIDGDLSMANLAILFNLDKKKPSLHEVLSGEADIREAIYKHKTGVYVVPTSLSLEGYKKAEIELLPEVLEEVGDEFDYILIDAPAGLNREMTVHLATADKLLLVVTPEMFSIVDASRLKESAESVGTPLLGIVLNRVGRDFGELGKEEIEMLIKGRVLVEVPEDRYVRDAALKKMTVIEYKKNAPASLAYLKLASLISGEPINIEVPTIKKEESLFDRIKRWLGL
- the thsB gene encoding thermosome subunit beta translates to MAMNAPIVVLPENVKRYVGRDAQRMNILAGRIIAETVRTTLGPKGMDKMLVDELGDIIVTNDGVTILKEMSVEHPAAKMLIEVAKTQEKEVGDGTTTAVVIAGELLRKAEELLDQNIHPSVIINGYELARNKAIEELKNIAKEVKPEDTEMLKKIAMTSITGKGAEKAREKLAEIVVEAVRSVVDEETGKVDKDLIKVEKKEGAPIEETTLIKGVVIDKERVNPQMPKKVENAKIALLNCPIEVKETETDAEIRITDPSKLIEFIEQEEKMIKDMVDKIAATGANVVFCQKGIDDLAQHYLAKKGILAVRRVKKSDMEKLAKATGARIVTKIDDLTPEDLGEAGLVEERKVAGDAMIFVENCKHPKAVTILARGSTEHVVEEVARALEDAIGVVKCALEDGRIVAGGGAAEIELAKRLRKYSESIEGREQLAVRAFADALEVIPRTLAENSGLDPIDMLVKLRAAHEKEGGEVYGLDVFEGEVVNMLEKGVVEPLKVKTQAIDSATEASVMLLRIDDVIAAEKSKGEEKGGGMGGEDEEF
- the cobS gene encoding adenosylcobinamide-GDP ribazoletransferase, whose product is MKAFKLALIFFTRIPISTESFDIELLAKHFYLVVLVGYIFGILGLFISLLFSFLPPILLATLIIFLVEYLNGFQHLDGLLDVGDALMACKSKEEKIKILKDTRLGTGAFIYGFFYLAFSIFSLSYILKINIFYILIVEVLSRLSLLTTAVFGAPMKESSAKLFIKKSDIKHLTLGLILTFPLLFLANGRIVAILILSSIIIGIFVSYLGKKEFGGINGDVLGFSNQVGRAFLYLLLTFIYSFKLTNLL
- a CDS encoding TIGR02253 family HAD-type hydrolase gives rise to the protein MIKGILFDLDDTLYNSSEFVSIARREAVKSMIDAGLNVSLDEAMEILNKIIKDKGSNYGKHFDDLVKSVLGRYDPMIIATGIITYHNVKVALLRPYPNTIKTLIELKKMSLKLGVLTDGLTIKQWEKLIRLGIHTFFDEVITSEEFGLGKPHLEFFKYGLKRFGLKGEEVIYVGDRIDRDIEPAKKVGMITVRILRGKYKDMEGKADYTIKDLWELIEIVKKLREGGQ
- the ehbP gene encoding energy-converting hydrogenase B subunit EhbP — protein: MPKMLILPKHVMALGGYIRERTLPYGDYKFPYRNIIVGNPKDEPVKIDVPVYDISWIEKHEKLGLIIVPVKEDDDFVGLFNMVKEKIRLRA